Proteins encoded within one genomic window of Desulfuromonadaceae bacterium:
- a CDS encoding beta-ketoacyl-[acyl-carrier-protein] synthase family protein, producing the protein AMCMALKNARLQTTDIDYLCAHATSTPAGDAAEAQNIYSVFGDHCPPVSSLKSLTGHELWMSGASQVVYSVLMARNGFLAPNLNFTTPDEHSAKLNIIPATVNLAPEHILCNSAGFGGTNSSLVLGFS; encoded by the coding sequence GCCATGTGCATGGCGCTGAAAAATGCCCGCTTGCAGACGACCGATATCGATTATCTGTGTGCTCATGCCACCTCCACCCCGGCGGGGGACGCCGCCGAGGCACAGAATATCTACTCCGTCTTCGGCGATCACTGTCCGCCGGTTTCCTCCCTCAAATCGCTGACCGGGCATGAACTGTGGATGTCCGGTGCCTCGCAGGTGGTCTATTCGGTGCTGATGGCGCGCAACGGCTTCCTCGCTCCGAATCTCAACTTTACCACCCCCGACGAACATTCGGCCAAACTGAACATCATCCCTGCCACGGTCAATCTGGCTCCCGAGCATATCCTCTGTAACTCCGCCGGTTTTGGAGGGACCAACTCCAGTCTGGTGCTGGGCTTCAGCTAA